The Candidatus Binatia bacterium genome window below encodes:
- the ettA gene encoding energy-dependent translational throttle protein EttA: MVAQSFIFTMHDLKKVVPPKKTIVDGVSLSFFYGAKIGVLGLNGSGKSTVLRIMAGVDTEFSGEAQPAEGTRIGYLPQEPVVDPTKTVREVVEEGVAETRALLTRFEEISMQFGEVSGDDEMQKLLDEQGALQEKIDAASAWELDSKVEMAMEALRCADPDSTTERLSGGEKRRVALCRLLLQAPDMLLLDEPTNHLDAESVAWLERFLAEYPGTVVAVTHDRYFLDNVAGWILELDRGHGIPWEGNYSSWLDQKQQRLALEEKQESARQRTLARELDWVRMAPRARQAKGKARLEAYGKLAAEAGSRKESKGEIFIPAGQRLGNQVLEAEGLSKAFGDQLLIDGLSFSLPPGGIVGVIGPNGAGKSTLFKMLTGDEKPDSGTLTIGESVDLAYVDQARDALDPDKNVWEEITGGEERLIVGGREMSSRAYVSQFNLKGSDQQKRVGDLSGGERNRVHLAKLLQRGGNVLLLDEPTNDLDVDTLRALEEALLEFAGCAVVISHDRWFLDRIATHILAFEGDSHVEWFMGNYQDYEADRRRRLGADADQPHRIKYRPLTR, translated from the coding sequence GTGGTGGCTCAGAGTTTCATCTTCACGATGCACGACCTGAAGAAGGTCGTTCCCCCGAAAAAGACCATCGTGGACGGCGTATCGCTGTCCTTCTTTTACGGCGCGAAGATTGGCGTCCTGGGGTTGAACGGCTCGGGGAAGAGCACCGTTTTGCGTATCATGGCCGGGGTCGACACGGAGTTCTCCGGGGAGGCGCAGCCGGCCGAAGGGACGCGAATCGGCTATCTCCCCCAGGAGCCGGTGGTCGACCCGACCAAGACGGTCCGGGAGGTCGTCGAGGAGGGCGTTGCCGAAACGCGGGCCCTCCTGACGCGATTCGAAGAAATCTCGATGCAGTTTGGTGAGGTCTCGGGCGACGATGAGATGCAGAAGCTCCTCGATGAGCAGGGGGCCCTGCAGGAGAAGATCGACGCCGCCTCTGCGTGGGAGCTCGACAGCAAGGTCGAGATGGCCATGGAAGCTCTGCGCTGCGCGGATCCTGATTCGACCACGGAGCGGCTCTCCGGGGGCGAGAAGCGTCGCGTCGCGTTGTGCCGCCTGCTGTTGCAGGCGCCGGACATGCTGCTGCTGGACGAGCCGACCAACCACCTGGACGCCGAATCCGTCGCGTGGCTCGAACGTTTTCTCGCGGAGTACCCGGGCACGGTAGTGGCGGTGACGCACGATCGGTACTTCCTCGACAACGTGGCCGGCTGGATTCTCGAGCTCGATCGAGGCCACGGGATCCCGTGGGAGGGGAACTACTCCTCGTGGCTGGATCAGAAGCAGCAGAGGCTCGCGCTCGAAGAGAAGCAGGAGTCTGCTCGGCAACGGACGCTCGCCCGTGAGCTCGACTGGGTTAGGATGGCCCCCCGGGCTCGTCAGGCGAAGGGCAAGGCGCGTCTGGAGGCCTACGGAAAGCTCGCGGCCGAGGCGGGCTCGCGGAAGGAATCGAAGGGCGAGATCTTCATTCCGGCGGGGCAGCGGCTCGGGAATCAGGTCCTCGAGGCCGAGGGGCTGTCGAAGGCATTCGGCGATCAGCTCCTCATCGATGGTCTCAGTTTCTCGCTCCCGCCTGGCGGGATCGTCGGCGTCATTGGCCCCAACGGCGCCGGAAAGAGCACCCTCTTCAAGATGCTCACCGGCGACGAGAAGCCAGATTCGGGCACCCTTACGATCGGTGAGTCCGTCGACCTCGCGTACGTCGATCAGGCTCGAGACGCGCTCGATCCCGACAAGAACGTCTGGGAGGAGATCACCGGGGGGGAAGAGCGGTTGATCGTAGGCGGGCGCGAGATGAGTTCGCGTGCCTACGTCAGCCAGTTCAACCTGAAGGGGAGCGATCAACAGAAGCGAGTAGGCGACTTGTCGGGCGGCGAGCGCAACCGCGTGCACCTGGCGAAGCTCCTCCAGCGCGGGGGCAACGTGCTGCTGCTGGACGAGCCCACCAACGATCTCGACGTAGACACGCTTCGAGCGCTGGAGGAAGCACTGCTCGAGTTTGCTGGCTGTGCGGTGGTCATCAGTCACGATCGATGGTTCCTCGATCGGATCGCGACCCACATCCTGGCCTTCGAAGGCGACAGTCACGTCGAGTGGTTCATGGGCAACTACCAGGACTACGAGGCCGACCGTCGTCGTCGCCTCGGTGCGGACGCCGATCAGCCGCATCGCATCAAGTATCGACCGCTCACGCGCTGA
- a CDS encoding glycosyltransferase family 1 protein: MNDVRVAVGAVAGVTGGPATYVIELVRALRALEDAQLQVTVLTDSPDAFADIDVETVDLPLPSPWAQPWWDNVAVPRALRRGGFDVYHGTKHALPLLGAPTGVGQVVTIHDLAVYAEPDTFSWAQRMQLYVHIRHCSGVADRVICVSEHAANDVVTRLGIPREKITVIPHGIGSIFRPIDDPVRREEVRRKHGVEAGAFLFAYVGTSQPRKRIDVAIEAVGRLVEEGVPATLVIAGRRRPGYEPAWLESPPPFVRVLGEIPSEDLVDLLGAADVMVSPSSYEGFGLTFAEAMACGTPVVGVAVTSVPEVVGDGGVLVDAPDVAQVADALRRLVNDTEFRATKAFAARERAASLSWERAARASAEVYRAVQTD; this comes from the coding sequence GTGAACGACGTTCGCGTTGCCGTCGGTGCGGTGGCCGGCGTCACGGGAGGTCCGGCGACCTACGTCATCGAGCTCGTCCGAGCGCTGCGTGCGCTCGAGGACGCGCAGCTGCAGGTGACGGTTCTCACCGATTCACCCGACGCGTTTGCCGACATCGATGTCGAGACGGTCGATCTGCCGCTGCCCTCTCCATGGGCGCAGCCATGGTGGGATAATGTCGCGGTTCCGCGGGCGCTGCGTCGCGGTGGGTTCGACGTCTACCACGGAACCAAGCACGCGCTCCCGTTGCTCGGTGCGCCCACGGGCGTGGGGCAGGTCGTCACGATCCATGATCTCGCGGTCTACGCGGAGCCTGACACGTTCTCGTGGGCGCAGCGGATGCAGCTGTACGTGCACATTCGCCACTGCTCCGGCGTCGCCGATCGCGTGATCTGTGTATCAGAGCACGCGGCAAACGACGTGGTGACGCGACTCGGCATTCCACGTGAGAAGATCACTGTGATCCCACATGGCATCGGGTCGATCTTTCGGCCGATCGACGATCCGGTTCGGCGGGAAGAGGTCCGGCGGAAGCACGGGGTCGAGGCTGGGGCCTTTCTGTTCGCGTACGTCGGGACGTCGCAGCCGCGCAAGAGGATCGACGTCGCGATCGAGGCCGTCGGGCGCCTCGTCGAGGAGGGGGTGCCGGCCACGCTCGTGATCGCGGGACGGCGGCGCCCGGGCTATGAGCCGGCTTGGCTGGAATCGCCGCCGCCCTTCGTGCGGGTCCTGGGCGAGATCCCGAGCGAAGATCTCGTCGACCTACTCGGCGCGGCCGACGTGATGGTGAGTCCCTCGAGCTACGAGGGGTTCGGCCTGACGTTCGCCGAGGCCATGGCCTGCGGGACGCCGGTAGTGGGCGTCGCAGTGACATCGGTCCCGGAGGTCGTGGGCGATGGGGGCGTACTGGTCGACGCCCCGGATGTGGCGCAGGTGGCCGACGCCCTTCGGCGGTTGGTGAACGACACGGAGTTCCGTGCGACGAAAGCGTTCGCGGCGCGAGAGCGCGCGGCGAGCTTGTCCTGGGAACGTGCGGCGCGCGCGTCGGCAGAGGTTTATCGTGCGGTTCAGACCGATTGA
- a CDS encoding glycosyltransferase: MIAVLFGTFNAKHAANVLLAEDLRRAGVEVRTCHQPLWEETRDKHASYFAPAALVGLALRWMTAMGRLTLRFGPIASGAGLVVAGFNGQLDVLLARILARGRRVLFAPLVTITETLVDDRAQYAADSLLGRLFAAVDRMSLRAADVVLVDTRAHGDYLTTRLAVPADRVVVQYLGAENEFAPLESSPLGSQAGSRLRVLGYGSYLPLHGYDVIARAAKLLSPDEGIHFELIGDGPERARTDPLVEDLPHVKMRDWVPYEDLPAEIRKADVVLGIFGSSVKAQMVVPNKVYQAAQVGRAIVTADTPAIREVFQPGESIVAIEPDPAAVVDALRSLATDRDRREALGTAARAAVARLAGPDVRAARLADALGLPTPGDGSGIRGAAS; the protein is encoded by the coding sequence GTGATCGCCGTTCTTTTTGGCACCTTCAACGCGAAGCACGCCGCCAATGTACTTCTCGCAGAGGATTTGCGGCGCGCCGGCGTCGAGGTGCGAACGTGCCACCAGCCGTTGTGGGAAGAGACCCGGGACAAGCACGCGTCGTACTTCGCTCCCGCCGCTCTGGTGGGCCTGGCCCTCCGTTGGATGACCGCGATGGGCCGACTCACGCTGCGTTTTGGGCCCATTGCTTCTGGTGCGGGACTGGTCGTGGCCGGTTTCAACGGGCAGCTCGATGTACTGCTGGCGCGGATTCTTGCGCGCGGCCGGCGCGTCCTTTTCGCTCCGCTGGTGACGATCACAGAGACCCTGGTGGACGATCGCGCGCAGTACGCCGCGGATTCCTTGTTGGGTCGGCTCTTCGCCGCCGTGGATCGGATGAGCTTGCGAGCCGCGGACGTCGTGCTCGTCGACACGCGCGCACACGGGGACTATCTGACGACACGTCTCGCGGTTCCGGCCGATCGGGTTGTCGTGCAGTATCTCGGTGCCGAGAACGAGTTTGCCCCGCTCGAGAGCTCACCGCTCGGCTCACAGGCCGGGAGTCGCCTGCGTGTGCTGGGCTACGGCTCGTATCTTCCGCTGCACGGATATGATGTCATCGCGCGGGCCGCGAAGCTCCTGTCGCCTGACGAGGGGATCCACTTCGAATTGATCGGCGATGGGCCCGAACGCGCGCGCACCGACCCCCTAGTCGAGGATCTCCCTCATGTGAAGATGCGGGACTGGGTTCCGTACGAGGATCTTCCGGCGGAAATTCGCAAAGCCGACGTCGTTCTCGGGATCTTCGGCTCCAGCGTCAAGGCGCAGATGGTGGTACCTAATAAGGTGTACCAGGCGGCGCAGGTCGGCCGCGCGATCGTGACGGCCGATACACCTGCCATCCGCGAAGTCTTCCAACCCGGAGAATCGATCGTCGCGATCGAGCCGGATCCCGCCGCGGTAGTGGACGCGCTCCGCTCCTTGGCGACGGATCGGGATCGCCGTGAAGCCCTGGGGACGGCCGCACGAGCGGCCGTGGCGCGTCTGGCCGGCCCGGATGTGCGAGCGGCGCGCTTGGCCGATGCGCTCGGGCTGCCGACGCCGGGCGATGGCAGCGGGATCCGGGGAGCTGCCTCGTGA
- a CDS encoding M6 family metalloprotease domain-containing protein: MNGGLGPRAEVLFLRVDFPGEESKLEQGDLTNESKSGLVDRLAAYYGEVSLGRFGIDPVFSEKVYRLPRRKRAYVSRPAQMIDDALKLAGRQEPHGEQGLLQRINPDVVFVFFAGPGAESDIKRQNPGLPWSNAVNGTLPSPIADWKGPRGIVVGDEPMHDLSPFGVMAHEFGHTLTLPELYAPGKTHEGIGIWGLMGQGTWVGMGNHPPHLSAWSKLTLGWVDPIVVEANQSITLPAVEEHGQVVKIFAKGADHPDEYFLIENRRRIGSDRRVPGEGLLVWHIDDSLTSFRRSQDNALHKRVGLLTADSWPSHLDQGHSRGGNRGDEGDPYVDRAEALGPKTQPSTRAHDGTPGRFSIRNVSPAGDTMTFDIVFEDEPKPTASPDD; this comes from the coding sequence TTGAATGGGGGCCTGGGACCGCGGGCGGAGGTCCTGTTCCTGCGGGTCGACTTCCCAGGCGAGGAATCCAAGCTCGAGCAGGGCGATCTCACCAATGAGAGCAAGAGCGGGCTCGTCGACCGGCTCGCCGCGTATTACGGCGAGGTCTCGCTCGGCCGATTCGGGATCGACCCGGTCTTCAGCGAAAAGGTGTACCGCCTGCCGCGCCGCAAGCGTGCCTACGTCAGTCGTCCGGCGCAGATGATCGACGATGCCCTAAAGCTGGCGGGCCGACAGGAGCCGCACGGCGAGCAGGGCCTGCTCCAGCGGATCAACCCCGACGTAGTCTTCGTCTTCTTCGCCGGACCGGGGGCCGAGTCCGACATCAAGCGCCAGAATCCGGGACTCCCGTGGTCGAACGCCGTAAACGGCACGCTGCCCTCCCCCATCGCAGACTGGAAGGGGCCGCGCGGCATCGTCGTCGGGGACGAGCCCATGCACGATCTCTCGCCCTTCGGCGTCATGGCGCACGAGTTCGGACACACCCTGACCCTTCCCGAACTCTACGCCCCGGGCAAGACGCACGAAGGCATCGGCATCTGGGGATTGATGGGCCAGGGAACGTGGGTCGGGATGGGAAACCATCCGCCCCACCTTTCGGCGTGGTCGAAGCTCACGCTCGGCTGGGTCGACCCGATCGTCGTCGAGGCCAATCAGTCGATCACGCTGCCCGCGGTCGAAGAACACGGCCAGGTCGTGAAGATCTTCGCAAAGGGAGCCGACCATCCCGACGAGTACTTCCTGATCGAGAACCGCCGACGAATCGGGTCCGACCGTCGGGTTCCCGGGGAAGGCCTCCTCGTCTGGCACATCGACGATTCGCTCACGAGCTTTCGGCGTTCGCAGGACAACGCCCTCCACAAGCGCGTCGGGCTTCTGACGGCAGACTCGTGGCCTTCGCACCTCGACCAAGGCCACAGCCGGGGAGGGAACCGGGGCGACGAGGGGGACCCTTACGTCGACCGGGCCGAAGCCCTCGGACCGAAAACCCAGCCGAGCACGCGCGCACACGACGGCACGCCCGGTCGGTTTTCGATCCGCAACGTCTCGCCTGCGGGCGACACGATGACCTTCGACATCGTCTTCGAAGACGAACCCAAACCCACCGCGTCGCCCGACGACTAG
- a CDS encoding glutamate decarboxylase — protein sequence MLYGVKRARSGREADKLVPAYARRALEQPVAKDQLPKGGMEADAAYDLIHDELMLDGNARLNLATFVTTWMEPQAERLMTECFDKNIIDKDEYPAAARIEERCVNMVSKLFHAPQGGVGASALGSSEAVMLAGMALKWKWKERRKKAKKPADRPNLVLGNNVQVVWEKFCRYWEVEPRYVKMAPGRYTINAEEVLKLTDENTIGVVGILGVTYTGAYEPIEEVHDALVDLKKRTGLEVPMHIDAASGGFIAPFLQPKLKWDFRLPLVKSINVSGHKYGLVYPGVGWVIWRDQAELPEDLVFHVNYLGGDFPTFTLNFSRPGNQIIAQYYNFLRLGKDGYRRVQQASKDVATYLSSEIAKMGPFDLLSDGTDIPVFAFRMKKARGWTVYDLSDKLRQSGWLVPAYTMPPDVEDISVLRIVCREGLSQDLASNLLDDIERSVKDLSGRQSAPEAKTKKKATKKKKSALKC from the coding sequence ATGCTGTACGGAGTGAAGCGCGCTCGATCGGGGCGTGAGGCAGACAAGTTGGTGCCCGCGTACGCGCGGCGAGCACTGGAACAGCCGGTCGCAAAGGACCAGCTCCCCAAGGGCGGTATGGAGGCCGATGCCGCTTACGACCTGATCCACGACGAGCTGATGCTCGATGGCAACGCGCGGCTGAACCTCGCGACGTTCGTCACGACTTGGATGGAGCCCCAGGCGGAGCGACTCATGACCGAGTGCTTCGACAAGAACATCATCGACAAGGACGAGTACCCGGCGGCGGCGCGTATTGAAGAGCGCTGCGTCAATATGGTCTCGAAGCTCTTTCACGCCCCTCAGGGCGGCGTGGGCGCGTCGGCTCTAGGCTCGAGCGAGGCGGTCATGCTGGCGGGCATGGCGCTCAAGTGGAAGTGGAAGGAGCGCCGTAAGAAGGCCAAGAAGCCTGCCGACCGTCCGAACCTGGTGTTGGGGAACAACGTTCAGGTCGTCTGGGAGAAATTCTGTCGATACTGGGAGGTCGAGCCCCGGTACGTGAAGATGGCGCCCGGCCGCTACACGATCAACGCAGAAGAAGTCCTGAAGCTGACTGACGAGAACACGATCGGCGTGGTCGGGATCCTCGGCGTGACATACACAGGAGCCTACGAGCCGATCGAAGAGGTGCACGATGCGCTGGTCGATCTGAAGAAGCGCACGGGGCTCGAGGTGCCGATGCACATCGACGCCGCGAGCGGCGGTTTCATCGCGCCGTTCCTGCAGCCGAAGCTCAAGTGGGACTTCCGGCTACCGCTCGTGAAGTCGATCAACGTCTCGGGGCACAAGTACGGCCTAGTCTACCCCGGCGTCGGGTGGGTGATCTGGCGAGATCAAGCCGAACTGCCGGAAGATCTGGTGTTCCACGTGAACTACCTGGGCGGGGACTTCCCGACCTTCACGTTGAACTTTTCGCGCCCGGGGAATCAGATCATCGCGCAGTACTACAACTTCCTGCGACTGGGGAAGGACGGCTATCGGCGCGTTCAGCAGGCGTCGAAGGATGTCGCGACGTACCTGTCGTCGGAGATCGCCAAGATGGGTCCGTTCGACCTCTTGAGTGATGGTACGGACATCCCGGTCTTTGCGTTCCGCATGAAGAAGGCGAGAGGCTGGACCGTGTACGACCTGTCGGACAAGCTCCGCCAAAGCGGCTGGCTGGTTCCGGCGTACACGATGCCTCCGGACGTCGAGGACATCTCCGTCCTCCGAATCGTCTGTCGCGAGGGGCTGAGTCAGGACCTCGCATCGAACCTCCTCGACGACATCGAGCGTTCGGTGAAGGACCTGAGCGGCAGGCAGTCGGCTCCCGAGGCGAAGACCAAGAAGAAGGCGACGAAGAAAAAGAAGTCCGCGCTCAAGTGCTGA
- a CDS encoding glycosyltransferase family 2 protein: MPKLIIQIPCLNEAQTLPETIEALPRSLAGVEEVEFLIIDDGSDDGTAEVARRLGVDHVVRFPRNQGLARAFSAGIDAALKLGADIIVNTDADNQYEADDIPALIRPILDGKADMVVGDRGTSDVEHFSAAKRVLQFYGSWVVRGLSDTDVPDAASGFRAFDRRAALRLNVMSDFTYTLETIVQAGKKQLAVAHVPVRTRATRPSRLFHGIPDYLRRSFVTLVRIYSLYEPIRVFWTLGGLMVLGGLVLGARFVLYNFLYGPQGLIQSLILAAALTIIGVQTVLMGLIADLIASSRALTEDTLLRVRKMELRLGEKPDLEPGYHRPAGADEKAEPSPAQAGRGAAPR; this comes from the coding sequence ATGCCCAAGCTCATCATTCAGATCCCTTGCCTGAACGAGGCGCAGACACTGCCCGAGACGATCGAGGCACTGCCGCGCAGTCTTGCGGGTGTGGAGGAAGTCGAGTTTCTGATCATTGACGACGGCTCTGACGATGGCACGGCCGAGGTCGCGCGGCGACTCGGCGTAGACCATGTGGTGCGGTTTCCGCGGAACCAGGGCCTGGCGCGCGCGTTCTCGGCAGGTATCGATGCAGCTCTAAAGCTGGGTGCGGATATAATCGTCAATACCGACGCTGACAATCAATACGAAGCCGACGACATTCCGGCGCTGATTCGCCCGATCCTGGATGGCAAGGCCGATATGGTGGTCGGCGATCGCGGCACGTCGGACGTCGAGCACTTCTCGGCGGCGAAACGGGTCCTCCAGTTCTATGGCAGTTGGGTGGTTCGCGGCCTTTCGGACACGGATGTGCCCGATGCGGCTAGTGGCTTCCGCGCATTCGACCGCCGCGCGGCGCTGCGGCTGAACGTCATGTCCGACTTCACTTACACGCTCGAGACCATCGTGCAGGCCGGGAAGAAGCAGTTGGCGGTCGCGCACGTCCCGGTTCGGACCCGAGCGACCCGACCCTCGCGTCTCTTCCACGGCATTCCCGATTATCTGAGACGCTCGTTCGTGACGCTCGTCCGGATCTACTCTCTGTACGAGCCGATCCGGGTGTTCTGGACCCTCGGGGGCCTGATGGTTCTGGGCGGCCTCGTACTCGGCGCCCGCTTCGTCCTGTACAACTTTCTGTACGGCCCGCAGGGTCTGATCCAATCTCTGATCCTTGCTGCGGCGCTGACGATCATCGGCGTCCAGACCGTGTTGATGGGGTTGATCGCAGACCTCATCGCATCGAGCCGTGCGTTGACCGAAGACACGCTGTTGCGCGTAAGGAAGATGGAACTGCGCTTGGGAGAGAAGCCGGATCTCGAGCCCGGCTATCATCGGCCCGCTGGGGCCGACGAGAAGGCAGAACCGTCGCCCGCGCAGGCGGGTAGGGGCGCCGCGCCGCGGTGA